A window of the Cannabis sativa cultivar Pink pepper isolate KNU-18-1 chromosome X, ASM2916894v1, whole genome shotgun sequence genome harbors these coding sequences:
- the LOC133029030 gene encoding uncharacterized protein LOC133029030 isoform X2, whose protein sequence is MDPYMRYRLASQDTVESFTDMLTNESTEKKTRGPTQMHKIWGNRDDVKIKITCNSFGQPHDENADKLSSFIGTIVRDGKNAPINYKNWHKEKFDIPLNAKTWTFRLFGKKLREWKCFLKNTYYLDHLSFEEQKKCKDKRVYSDQWEELIKYWATDNAKRKSAKNKSSRAKKEYNHTTGRKSFAQLRALQKPDGASTPTRATMFKICYAKKKKSVISEKTKEAMLQLQEKQQLNEDASKEKTMNDTFSEVMGREKHGSVRVAPEFAQNTWTSRNGTRGSDNL, encoded by the exons ATGGATCCATACATGCGATACAGATTAGCCTCTCAAGATACTGTAGAATCTTTTACAGACATGTTGACAAATGAAAGTACTGAAAAGAAGACTCGAGGTCCTACACAAATGCATAAAATTTGGGGAAATCGCGATGATGTGAAGATAAAAATTACATGTAATAGTTTTGGACAGCCACATGATGAAAATGCAGACAAACTTTCAAGCTTTATTGGAACAATAGTACGAGATGGGAAAAATGCtccaattaattataaaaattggcATAAG GAAAAATTTGACATTCCTCTTAATGCTAAGACTTGGACTTTTAGACTGTTTGGTAAAAAGCTTAGAGAGTGGAAATGTTTTCTTAAAAATACTTATTATTTAGACCACTTATCATTTGAGGAGCAAAAAAAATGCAAGGACAAACGAGTGTATAGTGATCAATGGGAAGAGTTGATCAAATATTGGGCAACAGATAATGCAAAG AGAAAAAGTGCTAAAAATAAGAGTAGTCGTGCAAAAAAAGAATACAATCATACAACTGGCAGAAAGAGTTTTGCACAACTTAGAGCATTACAG AAACCAGATGGTGCAAGTACCCCAACACGTGCAACTATGTTCAAAATCTGTTatgcaaagaaaaaaaagagtgtTATAAGTGAGAAGACAAAAGAGGCTATG CTACAACTACAAGAAAAACAGCAATTGAATGAAGATGCATCAAAAGAGAAGACTATGAATGATACTTTTTCTGAAGTCATGGGCAGAGAAAAGCATGGATCAGTAcgtgttgcccctgaattcgcccaaaatacgtggaccagtcgaaatgggacacgtggatcagataacttgtaa
- the LOC133031795 gene encoding uncharacterized protein LOC133031795 isoform X1 has product MYGFGVCPSDVWKDKSTWKRNQNEYVDVLEAKVDDLESEVQNLKTILNNQNNGNGASSLQVKDTNVNTALAKETRSQWFSSSQYDTLIIEVGELVNIKSVTSEPETIAIGIVCSNDPSKEVGGKKIGSSFSEVIVKVSIKPDEQLIKPYGLFKTIGQVVGASIAWPTTFLIPLASDKPFYDSMV; this is encoded by the exons ATGTATGGATTTGGAGTATGTCCATCAGATGTATGGAAGGATAAATCGACTTGGAAAAGAAATCAAAATGAATATGTAGATGTTCTGGAGGCAAAAGTAGATGATCTAGAATCTGAAGTTCAAAATCTGAAAACTATTTTGAACAACCAAAACAATGGCAATGGCGCATCTTCACTTCAGGTTAAA GACACAAATGTTAATACTGCACTtgcaaaagaaactagaagTCAATGGTTCTCATCTTCACAATATGATACTCTAATTATTGAG GTTGGAGAACTAGTCAATATTAAGAGTGTTACTAGTGAGCCTGAAACAATTGCTATTGGTATCGTTTGTAGCAATGATCCATCAAAAGAAGTTGGAGGAAAAAAGATTGGATCCTCTTTTTCTGAAGTTATTGTTAAAGTTTCTATTAAGCCTGATGAACAATTGATTAAACCTTATGGTCTTTTTAAGACAATTGGTCAAGTTGTTGGGGCATCTATTGCATGGCCAACGACATttctg aTTCCATTGGCATCAGACAAACCATTTTATGATTCGATGGTGTGA
- the LOC133029030 gene encoding uncharacterized protein LOC133029030 isoform X3, producing the protein MDPYMRYRLASQDTVESFTDMLTNESTEKKTRGPTQMHKIWGNRDDVKIKITCNSFGQPHDENADKLSSFIGTIVRDGKNAPINYKNWHKVPAKYKYEMWKIVQEKFDIPLNAKTWTFRLFGKKLREWKCFLKNTYYLDHLSFEEQKKCKDKRVYSDQWEELIKYWATDNAKKPDGASTPTRATMFKICYAKKKKSVISEKTKEAMLQLQEKQQLNEDASKEKTMNDTFSEVMGREKHGSVRVAPEFAQNTWTSRNGTRGSDNL; encoded by the exons ATGGATCCATACATGCGATACAGATTAGCCTCTCAAGATACTGTAGAATCTTTTACAGACATGTTGACAAATGAAAGTACTGAAAAGAAGACTCGAGGTCCTACACAAATGCATAAAATTTGGGGAAATCGCGATGATGTGAAGATAAAAATTACATGTAATAGTTTTGGACAGCCACATGATGAAAATGCAGACAAACTTTCAAGCTTTATTGGAACAATAGTACGAGATGGGAAAAATGCtccaattaattataaaaattggcATAAGGTACCTGCTAAATACAAATATGAAATGTGGAAAATCGTACag GAAAAATTTGACATTCCTCTTAATGCTAAGACTTGGACTTTTAGACTGTTTGGTAAAAAGCTTAGAGAGTGGAAATGTTTTCTTAAAAATACTTATTATTTAGACCACTTATCATTTGAGGAGCAAAAAAAATGCAAGGACAAACGAGTGTATAGTGATCAATGGGAAGAGTTGATCAAATATTGGGCAACAGATAATGCAAAG AAACCAGATGGTGCAAGTACCCCAACACGTGCAACTATGTTCAAAATCTGTTatgcaaagaaaaaaaagagtgtTATAAGTGAGAAGACAAAAGAGGCTATG CTACAACTACAAGAAAAACAGCAATTGAATGAAGATGCATCAAAAGAGAAGACTATGAATGATACTTTTTCTGAAGTCATGGGCAGAGAAAAGCATGGATCAGTAcgtgttgcccctgaattcgcccaaaatacgtggaccagtcgaaatgggacacgtggatcagataacttgtaa
- the LOC133031795 gene encoding uncharacterized protein LOC133031795 isoform X2 gives MYGFGVCPSDVWKDKSTWKRNQNEYVDVLEAKVDDLESEVQNLKTILNNQNNGNGASSLQDTNVNTALAKETRSQWFSSSQYDTLIIEVGELVNIKSVTSEPETIAIGIVCSNDPSKEVGGKKIGSSFSEVIVKVSIKPDEQLIKPYGLFKTIGQVVGASIAWPTTFLIPLASDKPFYDSMV, from the exons ATGTATGGATTTGGAGTATGTCCATCAGATGTATGGAAGGATAAATCGACTTGGAAAAGAAATCAAAATGAATATGTAGATGTTCTGGAGGCAAAAGTAGATGATCTAGAATCTGAAGTTCAAAATCTGAAAACTATTTTGAACAACCAAAACAATGGCAATGGCGCATCTTCACTTCAG GACACAAATGTTAATACTGCACTtgcaaaagaaactagaagTCAATGGTTCTCATCTTCACAATATGATACTCTAATTATTGAG GTTGGAGAACTAGTCAATATTAAGAGTGTTACTAGTGAGCCTGAAACAATTGCTATTGGTATCGTTTGTAGCAATGATCCATCAAAAGAAGTTGGAGGAAAAAAGATTGGATCCTCTTTTTCTGAAGTTATTGTTAAAGTTTCTATTAAGCCTGATGAACAATTGATTAAACCTTATGGTCTTTTTAAGACAATTGGTCAAGTTGTTGGGGCATCTATTGCATGGCCAACGACATttctg aTTCCATTGGCATCAGACAAACCATTTTATGATTCGATGGTGTGA
- the LOC133029030 gene encoding uncharacterized protein LOC133029030 isoform X1: protein MDPYMRYRLASQDTVESFTDMLTNESTEKKTRGPTQMHKIWGNRDDVKIKITCNSFGQPHDENADKLSSFIGTIVRDGKNAPINYKNWHKVPAKYKYEMWKIVQEKFDIPLNAKTWTFRLFGKKLREWKCFLKNTYYLDHLSFEEQKKCKDKRVYSDQWEELIKYWATDNAKRKSAKNKSSRAKKEYNHTTGRKSFAQLRALQKPDGASTPTRATMFKICYAKKKKSVISEKTKEAMLQLQEKQQLNEDASKEKTMNDTFSEVMGREKHGSVRVAPEFAQNTWTSRNGTRGSDNL, encoded by the exons ATGGATCCATACATGCGATACAGATTAGCCTCTCAAGATACTGTAGAATCTTTTACAGACATGTTGACAAATGAAAGTACTGAAAAGAAGACTCGAGGTCCTACACAAATGCATAAAATTTGGGGAAATCGCGATGATGTGAAGATAAAAATTACATGTAATAGTTTTGGACAGCCACATGATGAAAATGCAGACAAACTTTCAAGCTTTATTGGAACAATAGTACGAGATGGGAAAAATGCtccaattaattataaaaattggcATAAGGTACCTGCTAAATACAAATATGAAATGTGGAAAATCGTACag GAAAAATTTGACATTCCTCTTAATGCTAAGACTTGGACTTTTAGACTGTTTGGTAAAAAGCTTAGAGAGTGGAAATGTTTTCTTAAAAATACTTATTATTTAGACCACTTATCATTTGAGGAGCAAAAAAAATGCAAGGACAAACGAGTGTATAGTGATCAATGGGAAGAGTTGATCAAATATTGGGCAACAGATAATGCAAAG AGAAAAAGTGCTAAAAATAAGAGTAGTCGTGCAAAAAAAGAATACAATCATACAACTGGCAGAAAGAGTTTTGCACAACTTAGAGCATTACAG AAACCAGATGGTGCAAGTACCCCAACACGTGCAACTATGTTCAAAATCTGTTatgcaaagaaaaaaaagagtgtTATAAGTGAGAAGACAAAAGAGGCTATG CTACAACTACAAGAAAAACAGCAATTGAATGAAGATGCATCAAAAGAGAAGACTATGAATGATACTTTTTCTGAAGTCATGGGCAGAGAAAAGCATGGATCAGTAcgtgttgcccctgaattcgcccaaaatacgtggaccagtcgaaatgggacacgtggatcagataacttgtaa